The following proteins are co-located in the Ictalurus punctatus breed USDA103 chromosome 14, Coco_2.0, whole genome shotgun sequence genome:
- the tmem258 gene encoding transmembrane protein 258: MELEAMTRYTSPVNPAVFPHLTVVLLAIGMFFTAWFFVYEVTSTKYTRDIYKELLISLVASLFMGFGVLFLLLWVGIYV, from the exons ATG GAGCTGGAGGCCATGACCAGATACACGAGTCCGGTGAACCCGGCCGTGTTTCCTCACCTCACCGTGGTGCTGCTCGCCATCGGCATGTTCTTCACAGCGTGGTTCTTTGT CTACGAGGTAACGTCCACGAAATACACACGAGACATATACAAGGAGCTGCTCATCTCACTGGTCGCGTCACTCTTCATGGGCTTCGGCGTTCTCTTCCTGCTGCTTTGGGTTGG